The DNA window GCAGGATCTAAATCGTCAGAAAGCATACGTTTGAATTCATCATTAATAGCTCTATTGATATCAGCCAGATTCTCAACTGGAGGCAGTAAATCCATTGATTTCTCAAGCTGGTTTACAGCCAAGTAACGGCCCTTCTCAACTGGATCGGTTGAGTCTTTACCTGCTGCGAAGAAAGTATCCTCTGCAGCTTTTTTCGCAGAAGGAAGAACAGAGGAAAGCTTGCTGAGCTGAAGTTGGTTCTCGGCATTCGTCACGAACTTCGCAAACTTAACCGCTGCGTCCTTATTCTTGCTCTTCTCCGATACGGCGATGTTCATTGTATTTACAGGAATTTGACCGGTGCTGTAAGCAAAAGAGCTTGTTGCATCCGATTTTTCATACACTGCTGGAGCCAAATCATTGACTTGACGGAACAGGTTAGGTCCAGTTTGCCACCAAGCAAGCTTCTCCTGTGCATACCATTCTTGCGGCTTTGCCTGATCCAGCAGAATCTCTTCCGGAATCAGCCCTTCTTTGTTACGCTCCTTATATTTCGCGAAAATTTCAACAGCTTGCGGCACATTAAATGCAGCCTTTGTAAAATCTTCATTCAGAATTGGGATACCGCTGTACAGCAACTCATCTCGGATTGTTGTCAGGGAGTATCCATATGCGCCTGTCTTTTCCTTAATGACTTTCGTCATTTCCCAGGCTTCATCCACCGTCGTTGGAGGGGTATCAAATCCTGCCTTTTTCAGCAGATCCTTGTTGTAGAGCACAACGTCGTTAGCCAAATACCAAGGAAGCGCGTACGTTGATCCTTTGTATTCACCTGCTGTCCATACACCCTCGTAAAAGTCACCTTTTACATCAGCAGCGAGCTCGTCCATATTAGCCAGTGCGCCGAGTGAAGCAAGTTTCTTTAAAAACTCGGTGTTCAGGTTAACGACATCCGCCAAATTACCTGAAGCACTGCTTGTCAACGTCTTCTGCTCAACCGCATCGATCGGAATATCCTCCCACTTCACTTTCACCCCTGGGTTGTCTTTCTCAAACGTATCGACCATGCCATTGATGTAATCATCGAAAGTCGGGCTCAGCGAGATCGTCCAAAACTTGATTTCTGTGGAGGTTTCGGACTTTGCGGCATCTCCCCCTCCGCTCGAGCAGGCTGCCATCACAAGCATCATGCATGTGAGTAGTAAAACGATCATACTTTTTGATTTTTTCAAAATAAACGTCCCCCTTTAAGTTCGATCTAGTCTAAAATCCCTACAAATGTAAACCCTTTCAAAACAAGGTGAGTAAACCGCGAACAAATGGGTCTGTGTACTGGATCTTCATTTCATTTCAATAAAACCTTTGACTTTAGAGTGAATATTTCTTAATAATTAATAGCTAAGTGGAATATTTCACCTTAGATCAGCAAATGAAATCTCTAAAGGCTTCTTTCTCCCAGACAGACTCCCGCAGAACTCTTATTTTCTTCCTTGTTGTATAATGGGTACAATATAACCTTACTGATTTTCATATGCAGTGTATATGACGGCATTTATCCTGTTTGTATTCATTTTAGACATCATGATTTATTATAGGAGGCTATGACTGCATGAAAGTTTTTAAAGAGCCGATAGAATACCAGGATCCACTACTATGTATTAAAATATGGAAATTAGTCAATGAAGGCCTGGAGTACCCTATCGAGTGGATATGGCATTACCACAAGGAGGTTGAGGTTCTTACTGTTGAGCAAGGAATACTCGATGTGCATATACCGGATAAAGTCTACAGGCTGAAAGCGGGAGACAGCTGTATAATCGGCTCATCCCAGCTTCATTTTGGGCGCAAGATCGGCACGGAAAGGTTGGTGTACATGGTGCTTCATATCGACCTGCACGCCTATTTTAATCCGGCCATTCAGATGTATTACCGTCAATTTACGGAGATTGACCAGCCGTTGGACCGACTGAACTATATCATAGAAGAGAATGAACATG is part of the Paenibacillus segetis genome and encodes:
- a CDS encoding ABC transporter substrate-binding protein — encoded protein: MKKSKSMIVLLLTCMMLVMAACSSGGGDAAKSETSTEIKFWTISLSPTFDDYINGMVDTFEKDNPGVKVKWEDIPIDAVEQKTLTSSASGNLADVVNLNTEFLKKLASLGALANMDELAADVKGDFYEGVWTAGEYKGSTYALPWYLANDVVLYNKDLLKKAGFDTPPTTVDEAWEMTKVIKEKTGAYGYSLTTIRDELLYSGIPILNEDFTKAAFNVPQAVEIFAKYKERNKEGLIPEEILLDQAKPQEWYAQEKLAWWQTGPNLFRQVNDLAPAVYEKSDATSSFAYSTGQIPVNTMNIAVSEKSKNKDAAVKFAKFVTNAENQLQLSKLSSVLPSAKKAAEDTFFAAGKDSTDPVEKGRYLAVNQLEKSMDLLPPVENLADINRAINDEFKRMLSDDLDPADAVAAAEDAVNKLLQ